ttatcctatatcggatacgagtactaatacagataatcagatatcatatattaaccgctatcacccaagatacatagtactcaagttactatataactctcgctcatagtaagtcaaagtgataaacgaatcaacatatatatctgacatcttattagtattaagatcttataagtcaccgagatctctaattcttcacttaagtcagatagaagaatatatctcattgtggtcctatcaatacgtatgacgtaccagtatagataagtagtcaagacaaactacttccatctataccgcagcctaaaccaataacttgtcctagagttatttcggctgtgattatattatatctcttaaggttaatctaattatatggtcttctgtgatctacaacacaccatataatctacttgtatagagatagagaacatacatatgcaatcatgaacacaatcagataggagattggatagtgaacttaggaaacattgtatacaagcataaaatgttcttgctttcagtatacaaaccCAACAAAGACACTTAGGTTCAAATAAATTGCAAAGGCTTAGATTCAACCTAGAAGCTATAGAGGTGGACAATACGAAGACACTTAGGTTCAAGAGCATGCACAATACTACGGTCCATAGTGAGGAGGTTAGCTCAAGGTGTTGGTTGTTTTAAGAGCATAGTGGGAATGTGGATTACGAGGGGGCTAATTAAAGCTCACACATCGGTCATAAGACCAGATCTTACTGCTCCGAATAAATTGCTAAGGCTTAGATTCAACCTAAAAGCTATAGAGGTGGACAAAACTACGAAGACACTTAGGTTCAAGAGCATGCACAATACTGTTCATATTGATGAAATATAGTTCTATATGACTAAAGGAATACACTTATTTTATTTGGCTCCAAGAGAGTTAGATCCTCATAGAACTTGCAAGAGCAAgaaattcatcacaaaagtGATGTTTATGTGTGCGGTATGCATGCATATGTTCAATGCAGATGGGTCAGTTAATTTCAATGGGAAATAGGGATACTCTCCTTCACACATACAGTTCTAGCTCAAAGAGCAAGAAAGAATAGAGCAGCTGGCACAATAGAGACCAAGCTAATAGAGTATGTCACTAAAGAGGTAGTGAGAGACGGCTCGATGAATCAGGTATGGCAACACATAGAAACATGCATGTTGGAGTGCAGTTAGTGAATGTTGTATGAGATGTAATTTTCCTTTTATGCAAAGAAAGTTAATTTCTTCATGTTCATTTTGCAATGCAGATACTCCCAGCTATAAAATCCAAATGGCTAACAAATCAAAGCAAACACATTTACATACAGCAAGAGAAATGCTAATTAGCCCCATATCAGCAATAATGATCACATATTCATAGAAGCTGCAAACAAGGATGGCTTCCACTTTGAAGTAGTACGACAATCCCCCAACAGCCCAAAACACAAATGTCAACGATTTGGGGTGATTTAGAGTTGTACAATCTATACAAACAGAGAAAGTATGCAACACAGTGGATGAGTTAGTGATAGCAGTTGAAGATTCATTTGAACAACTATCTCCAAACATTTTAAACAATGTTTTCTTATCTTTACAAGGGTGCATGATTGAAATCATGAAAGTAAGAGGAGAGAACAATTATAAGCTGCCACATATAAAGAAATGAGCGTTGATGAGGGCAGGCACACTCCCTCTCAACTTGGAAGTTGATGCAGAATTGGTAAAGAATTTATGAAAAATGGGAATCACATATGGGATAGACACACTTCAAACTACACTTGAAATTCAGATGATTGAAAATGAGAATGAGCATGGCAGTGAAGATGCATTGTGAAGATGGGAATGAGCATGCAGACAATGAAGATGCAACCTTTTGGTAAAGGGGACcctttatttttgtaaaatgtaaCTTTTGTACACACATTATAGGGTATTGTACATGCATGGAAAGAATGCATACCCTTTTTTATGTAAATGCATTCAATTCTATTTTTATGTATCATCCACCGTAATTAAACAGAGCAACAATCAGTCAAGCAGCAAACGAAGAACCCAAGCGATAAATCATAAATGTAAGCAAAAATCTTATCATTCCAGCACAAAACAAGCCACACATCACACATAACTCCTACAGCCAACACCGCGCCACACATCACATATAAGCCCAAAGGGAAAGATATAACCAGGATGAAATACAGAGTAAGTAGGATTTGGAGCATGCTCTCCGCAGCCTGTGAATTTTCCCATGGTTTTCTCtcatcttcaatcttctctgCCTTCTCATTCAATCCTTCCGGTTCCTCTACGATTTCATCCATAGAATCGATCATATCTGCCAAGCAATGCATCCCTTTGGTCTCCTCGACGATCTCAGACATAGTATGGGTCAAATCCGCTAAACCAAACATCCCTCCGTGTCATCCTCGATCTCATATATAGAATCAGTGAAATTTGCCATCTCATACATGGATTCCGTCAGATCCGCCTCACCACTACCGCCAGACAAAATGGGAGCCCCTTCCATGAACTTCCGAACTGTCAAGCACCGCTTGCAAGCCATCTTATGTATGCACGCATAGTGCGCAAACAATTTCAGCCCCGGCGAGAGTAGAATCGACAATCTCAATCTTGGCTAGAGAAAGGGCGTCGCGATTCTCCGTTTTAATTGAAGATGTGTCATAACGGCGACAAGAAGAAGGATTGGAGTAGCGGAGGTAAATAGCTGCAGAGAGAATCGGTGGAATTAGTGTTAAATGGACCAAGCTGGATTGATTATGAAGGCCTAATTAATTGCTAAATTTGGATTGgatcatttgaagtgggacaacccgaaaTAGAAATTGGGTCATTTGAATTGGGATAGAGGGGATAAAATTCACTATTAGAAAtagttttgattgtgaatttaaattttaaagataAAATCATCAAGTATGAATAgtcttagttgtgaattcaagctaaaaaattatactccctccgccaCTAGAATAGacacattttctattttgggatatCCCACTAGAATAGActtattttctattttgaatgatttttttttacttaaaatgcTTAATTGGTGTGGGCCACACCACTTTTCTCCACCAATTTTCTCCTCAAaagtaaatttattaattttcgtgccgaaaagaattgatCCTATTATAataggacgaagggagtaattcacaattaaaaatttAGTGAACGATTTTTAAACTTTTTATGTGAAGAATAAATTGATaagtataataaaatttttaattttttttatcttgataaataatttttctttttactacTCCCTTCATTGCAATTAAGTTGATCAACTAATTTTTGGTacgaaatttaagaaattagtgttttaagtgtatttgataataaagtgaataagtgATTAGATATTTTCttacttatatttatttcatataaaaaaattaatcaatttaattgTAACGATCCGAAAATAAAATTGATCAAGTTAATTAGGTTGGTGGTAgcattttaatttgaatatttttaaaatcaattaaaaataattaggaaAAACTAAATACAGTAAATAGATAGAGATGGACAACAGCAGACGTAGGCATCTGACGTTTGGTCGCCACTTGTCTCCATGCCAGATTTTACTACAAATTTACACCAACTTAATTTACTATTTAGCCCATTAGTTTATAGAGTATCAAATTCCTATCGCCCCCGACCTTTAAAAACCAGCCAACCCCcactctcctctcttctctcgAACACACACTCAGCCAACAGTTGCCCAAAATTCCATTCTCCGATAAATATAACTTATGTCGACATCAAGTAATATGCTGTCCGTTAAAGTCGTGTTTATATCCACGAGCGTTTTATCAGCTGCAATCATGCTAAGCACCACCGATATCGCCGTTTACGCACCCTGGATCTACAATGGCGTCGTTTCGTGGCTACGACCTCCGTATCTGTACCTCGTTATCAACTGCATCATCATCACCATCGTCGCTTCCTCCAAACTCCAGTTGGCGACCGACGACGTGCCAATTGCGCCGCCGTTGGACGCCGTGCAGCAGCCTGCTGAAATCTCTCAACCGGATTTTCTGAGTCTGGCGGCAGAGTATAAGTACGATGGCGCCGAGAAAGGATTGGAGTCTGACGCGCTCGATTCAGGAGGCAGCAACGAGAGTGAAAATTCGATTTCCAGCGGCGCTGATGCCGCGGACGATGATGCGATGTGCAATAAGGAGAACGAGTGCGTCGTGGTGGCTACTGCCGCCGAGAATAATGATGCGACGGATTTCGTTAAGCCGCCGGCTTCTGCTAGGTTCAGTCATCGGAGAAATTTCAAATCCAGCCCCGAaggtaatttatatttttattgatcgAGGGTTGTGATTTTggtagaaagaaaaaagaaaaaatattgtttgttttGAAATTAGACGGTGGAGGGGTTGGCCAGGATATTACCGTTGGGGAGGATGGTTTTAATCTGGTGTGTGTCAGTCCACACGAGTTAGTATGCACCCCGTAGATCGAGGATATCTAGCTGTCTTAAGATTATATTAAGCATATATATTTAGTTTTTTGGTAAATTAAAAACGGGTTATATTTGGTTTTGAATGTGGACATATTAGATTACATGGAAAAGTTTAATCGCTGCATTTGTTAAGGATAAtatcatttttcaataaaaGAAAACTCCGGAGTGTTGATTAATCGAAATGCAATAGACATTAAGCTTGAATCTCTATCAATAAAAGCGAATAAAGTGGGGGCTATTTTTGGAGTGGGGCCAAGGCCAACCCCCGAGTTTGAAAACGATAAGGTTAGAAACTAGCCGTTACACACTATTGGATCATTTTTTACTTGACAAGAACCACATTTATATTATGGTGGTAACATATTAAATGTTGGTGATCGATCAGGTGGCAGAAGAGTGCTGGGAGTGTCGAAATGGAAGAAGCAAGACACACTGGAGAACACATGGAAGACAATAAGAGAGGGGCGGTTGAAGAAATCGGAGACGTGGGAGCGCCACAATCCCCCGCCGGCATTCAAGACGATGACCAAAGCAGAAACCTTCAAGGAGCGCTCAGAGCCATCGCTGAGCCAGGACGAGCTCAACAGGCGGGTCGAGGCCTTCATCACCAAGTTCAATGAGGATATGAGGCTGCAGCGCCAGGACTCCCTTAACCACTATACGGAAATCATCAAACGATAGTATCCTTCTATCGGAATGCAAGATGCTttcttttttattgttttgtttctTACCTAACAGAGTGGAAAATGGGGTTGTAGTTTgaagttttttttgtttgttttctcTTGTTGTAATAGTTATAATTATCGTGTGATGATTGTTTTTTACAAAAgctatttttttaagaaaaagactTCCGCTAAATCATCAACATagaatttattcttatttttgaaggataaacataaaatttaaaaggcCGAATTGTTATGGTGGGTTCGAATTTGAAACATTTTAGGCATTATGAGCGCTATACACAATCATAACCTTACATTTATCATAAAGAGAGTGCAGAGACTTTATAAACTTtttgagagatttttttttttttgataaattacatgagtaaataaagaaattttaaagataTCCGAGACCTCAGATTTTGGGCATAACCTCCTATCACTAGATCAACACACGCACATTTTTTGAGATTTTTTCTAATTATTATCTAAGTGGTGATTGATCATTCTTCTACAAAAGTCACAACAAAGTGATGGTGTGATATAGACGTCCTacctttttttttgataaatttataatattaaataaaaaaattaaatggcCGCGCCACATGAGACTCGAAATAGATGTCCTACCTTTGTCAAACAATTAATTAGTCTCAACATTTTGCTTGCCTCAAGCAGGCACAACATTAATGGAAATTGTCCATTCTTCAGCTCAATCTCACCCAACAATTCGGTCATGGAAACTGTATAAGAGCATCTCCCGCCTTAAAGCCACAACAAACTCTTAACGGGTGGTCTACAGTCTCCACTTTAGAGCCTGCACTCCATAGTTAAAAACTTTAATTGAGGTTCtaatttcttcattttcaatTCTCCTCATTTCTCCAatttatcagttaagtcaaagaccttAACtaatacacgtaaggcttcagtcgagtttgataaacagagatgttatgaatcttactgactatcagaagatagattagttagactgataacacacgcatcGGAAAACTtatgtttcgtaatagcctatGACTCTGTGAGTTAAGCACGTTGTcggtctttaggtttctctttgctattaatcagttttcagtttaagaaaaGTAGAACACAAGCAAGAAAGTAAGtactgaaaactgtaaataacacagagatttttacgtggttcggaaaatactttctacatccacgatcggttgatcataccaacaacttcactggcaagtgcttacgggtgcactgcaaatcgatgcccgtgcttacgggtgcacagcaaacctgaacatgtgcttgcgggtgcacataatcgaaacaactgaagatccaatcttcagtaccaacacaccttgttggatttctcactcctagaacacactgggcactaggacctcacggagacagaacacctgTTTGAACTCTTTTttcacacaaacactcaattcggtcggttgaagagaggtttgaaaacttacCAACTAAACTACTAAGAACaggttctttgcagttagtttgacctaggctttggataaacaaggtttgcctaaggtctaagagaatatgtgtaatcagcaatgactgatttttggctttgggattctcttcttcgattcaaactttggagaggttaGGCTCTGAGCTGAGTAATgattttggcagcgtttcagcttatgttgttgaatcggtgaagattgaagtgatcctcaaactttggagaggttaGGCTCTGAGCTGAgtaatagatccgttggcggtgAACATTTTGACGCATTTACTAACTTGGGGAGGAAAAAGAGTTCAAAGTTTCTTAGGGCCCTTTGGATCTGTACCACTTGGCTACTTTGGAAGAGTCGCAATGAGAGCAGATTTGATGGAAAGAATTGGGAAGTTCAAAGCTTGATTGGGGAGATTAAAgttagactttggagttggaacaagaTTTTTAAATTGAATGAAAAGGAGATGTGTTTCTCCTCATGGATGTCTGGATCAATTTCTAATGTAATTGTGTAACTTCTTCGGTATCTCTGGTACCAAATGTTTAAATATATCttctttttctgataaaaaaaaagatccGTTGG
The genomic region above belongs to Salvia miltiorrhiza cultivar Shanhuang (shh) chromosome 5, IMPLAD_Smil_shh, whole genome shotgun sequence and contains:
- the LOC130987012 gene encoding uncharacterized protein LOC130987012 — translated: MSTSSNMLSVKVVFISTSVLSAAIMLSTTDIAVYAPWIYNGVVSWLRPPYLYLVINCIIITIVASSKLQLATDDVPIAPPLDAVQQPAEISQPDFLSLAAEYKYDGAEKGLESDALDSGGSNESENSISSGADAADDDAMCNKENECVVVATAAENNDATDFVKPPASARFSHRRNFKSSPEGGRRVLGVSKWKKQDTLENTWKTIREGRLKKSETWERHNPPPAFKTMTKAETFKERSEPSLSQDELNRRVEAFITKFNEDMRLQRQDSLNHYTEIIKR